The DNA segment AGATCTTGATAAGGCATCTTCCATCCCTGGAAGTTGCCGATACGCATTTGAAAGAGCCTCAGGCGTGATTCAGAAACTTGCTGAGAAATTGTTGGGTGCGCTGTTCTTTCGGATTGGCAAACAATGCCTTGGCTTCACCTTGTTCGACAATCACGCCCTTGTCGAAAAACACCACACGGTTGGCCACGTCGCGAGCAAAACCCATCTCGTGCGTAACAATGACCATGGTGCGTTTCTCTTCAGCGAGGCCGCGGATGGTCGCCAGCACCTCCCCAACCAGTTCCGGGTCGAGCGCCGAGGTCGGCTCATCGAACAGGATCACTTCCGGCTCCATCGCCAGGGCCCGGGCAATTGCGACGCGCTGCTGCTGACCACCGGAGAGACGACGCGGGTAAGCATCCTCTTTGCCGGCGAGTCCGACCTTGGCCAAGAGTTTTTTGCCGAGCGCAACAGCCTCGTCGCGCGGGATCTTCTTGACCACGATCGGGCCTTCGATGACATTTTCCAGCGCGGTGCGATGGGGGAACAGGTTGAAGTTCTGGAACACGAAACCCACGTGCTGGCGCAGATTGCGCACCAGGCTCTGTTGCTGGTTCAGCGGGCGGCTGGTATCGATTTCGATGTCGCCAACCTTGATCCGGCCGCTGGTGGGTTGTTCAAGGAAATTCAGGCAACGCAGGAACGTGGTTTTCCCCGAACCGCTGGGGCCGATGATCGCCACGACCTCACCTTCCTTGACCTCCAGATCGATGCCGTCAAGTACGACCTGACTCTTGAATTGCTTGGTCAGTTTTTCCACGACAATCATGGGCTCAGGACTCCTGGTCGTGCCGATTGACCCGCTCTTCCAACTTGTTCTGCAGGTGCGACAGCACCGTGGCCAGAATCCAGTAGATCAGCGCGGCGGCAAGATACATGGTGAAGACTTCAAAAGTCCGGGCGGTAATCAGTTGCGCCTGGCGGAACAGCTCCGGCACCTGAATGGTGGCGGCCAGCGCAGTGTCCTTGACCAGCGAAATGAAGC comes from the Pseudomonas granadensis genome and includes:
- the tcyN gene encoding L-cystine ABC transporter ATP-binding protein TcyN — its product is MIVVEKLTKQFKSQVVLDGIDLEVKEGEVVAIIGPSGSGKTTFLRCLNFLEQPTSGRIKVGDIEIDTSRPLNQQQSLVRNLRQHVGFVFQNFNLFPHRTALENVIEGPIVVKKIPRDEAVALGKKLLAKVGLAGKEDAYPRRLSGGQQQRVAIARALAMEPEVILFDEPTSALDPELVGEVLATIRGLAEEKRTMVIVTHEMGFARDVANRVVFFDKGVIVEQGEAKALFANPKEQRTQQFLSKFLNHA